The DNA region ATGCGGCCGCTGACGCGCAGACGGCGGGCTTCATTCTTGCCTCGCGAACTGTCCGGCCTTGCCTGGGTTTCAACTAGTTCTGATGAACTCATTTTTTGTTTCCTTCTTCTCCGCTTCCACCGGCGTTACAAAAACAGCGTGCTGACGGAAGTTTCTTCATGGATTGACTGGATCGCGCGGCCCAGCAGGCCGGCGATGGACAGAACTTTGATCTTGGGTTCAGCTTTGCCCGCTTCCGTAAGCGGAATGGTGTTGGTCACCACCACCTGCTCCAGACGCGATTTGGAAATCCGCTCAATCGCCTGCCCGGAAAGCACGGGATGCGACGCGCAGGCAAAAACTTTGGTGGCGCCGGCGTTCAGCAGCGCTTCCGCGGTCTTGACCAGGGTGCCCGCCGTGTCAATGATGTCGTCAATGATCAAGCAGGTGCGCCCTTTCACGTCGCCGATTACGTGCATCACTTCGGCCACGTTCATGTCCGTGCGGCGTTTGTCCACAATGGCCAGCGCGGCGTCAACTTTCTTGGCAAAGAAGCGGGCGCGCTCCACGCCGCCGGCATCGGGCGAGACCACGGTCAGGCTGGGCAGCTCCATCTTCTTGAAGTAATCCACCAGCACCGGCGAAGCAAACAGGTGGTCCACCGGGATGTTGAAGAACCCCTGGATCTGCGGCGCGTGCAGGTCCACCACCAGCGCGCGGTGCGCTCCCACCGTGGTGAGCAGGTCCGCGACAACTTTGGACGACACCGGAACGCGCGGTTTATCTTTGCGGTCCTGGCGCGCATAG from Terriglobia bacterium includes:
- a CDS encoding ribose-phosphate pyrophosphokinase; the encoded protein is MATTITPPEKTESKPAKAQQTQPKTESRTRPRSDDSKFKIFCGTANEALTDEICAFLGIERGKATVTRFSDGEAYIHIQENVRGADVFVVQPTCFPVDEHLMELLLLVDALKRASARRITTVIPYYGYARQDRKDKPRVPVSSKVVADLLTTVGAHRALVVDLHAPQIQGFFNIPVDHLFASPVLVDYFKKMELPSLTVVSPDAGGVERARFFAKKVDAALAIVDKRRTDMNVAEVMHVIGDVKGRTCLIIDDIIDTAGTLVKTAEALLNAGATKVFACASHPVLSGQAIERISKSRLEQVVVTNTIPLTEAGKAEPKIKVLSIAGLLGRAIQSIHEETSVSTLFL